From Paenibacillus sp. FSL H8-0537:
AAGTATCGGACAAGCTACGGTCAAAACGTGCTCAAGCACTCCATGGAGGTTGCTTACTTGACTGGACTTATGGCTGCCGAGCTAGGCGAGGATATTACACTCGCAAAGCGTGCAGGCTTGCTGCATGACATCGGTAAAGCACTTGACCATGAGGTTGAAGGCTCGCACGTTGAGATTGGCGTTGAACTAGCCAAGAAATACAAAGAGCATCCTGTTGTTATTAACAGTATTGCTTCCCACCATGGCGATTGTGAAGCCACTTCGGTTATCGCAATGCTGGTTGGTGCAGCTGACGCTTTGTCGGCAGCACGTCCAGGCGCACGCCGTGAGACGCTCGAAACGTACATCAAGCGTCTGGAGAAGCTGGAGAATATTTCGGAGTCATTCGATGGTGTTGAGAAATCGTATGCCATCCAGGCCGGACGTGAAGTACGCGTTATGGTACAGCCTGAGAAGATTGACGATACAGAAGCATTCCGACTCGCTCGCGACATTACGAAGAAAATTGAAAGTGAGCTTGATTATCCAGGCCACATCAAAGTCACCGTTATTCGTGAGACACGCGCTGTGGAATACGCGAAGTAAACAGCATAGCAACGCGGAAAAGTGGCTGCCCTGCAGCCACTTTTCCTGTCTGAATAGGTAAAAGGAAGTGAGCAGCAGTGAACGTATTATTTATTGGAGATATTGTTGGAAGTGTAGGGCGTGCAGCCGTTAAGCAAGTGCTTCCAGCGCTTAAATCGAAATACAACCCGCATATTATTATCGTGAACGGTGAAAATGCAGCAGCAGGTCGGGGCATTACTAAAAGCATTGTCAATGAGCTGTTTGAATGCGGTGTTCACGGGATTACGATGGGCAATCATACATGGGATAACAAAGATATTTTTGATTGGATTGATGATGAGCCCCGTATCGTAAGACCTGCGAACTACGCGGAAGGAACGCCGGGACAAGGCATGGCGATCATTAAAGCGAACGGCAAGCAGCTGGCGATTATAAATTTGCAGGGAAGAACGTTTTTACCGCCGATTGATTGTCCATTCCGCAAAGCGGATGAGCTAATCGAGGTGGCGCATGAAACGACGAAAAATATTTTGGTCGATTTTCACGCGGAAGCGAC
This genomic window contains:
- a CDS encoding TIGR00282 family metallophosphoesterase, which encodes MNVLFIGDIVGSVGRAAVKQVLPALKSKYNPHIIIVNGENAAAGRGITKSIVNELFECGVHGITMGNHTWDNKDIFDWIDDEPRIVRPANYAEGTPGQGMAIIKANGKQLAIINLQGRTFLPPIDCPFRKADELIEVAHETTKNILVDFHAEATSEKIAMGWHLAGHVSVVVGTHTHVQTNDDTILPGGTAYLTDVGMTGPKDGVLGMERNAVLHRFMTQMPTRFVVDEGKWHLHGVSIQIDDATGETTKFQKIRLVEEDWLLM